The proteins below come from a single Miscanthus floridulus cultivar M001 chromosome 1, ASM1932011v1, whole genome shotgun sequence genomic window:
- the LOC136507113 gene encoding uncharacterized protein, with protein MLAAVGSRGGVPCAAAPALVAVALLALSAVSAADFFSPLAPIFSPVINSICSTVACGQGNCTVAPGTLGYRCDCRPGWTQLHVGDSLRFLPCVVPNCSIDSSCSNGSPAPAPALALTPLPAPKNFSLDPCELAYCGAGGTCRKNGSGLSYHCECKEGHSNLLNMTTMPCFQNCSFGADCASIGIHPSSNSPPAPPGSESISNQSHAGAPGSISQRILLPLLLVVSLAVGQAI; from the exons ATGCTCGCGGCGGTAGGAAGCCGAGGAGGGGTTCCctgcgccgccgcgcccgcgctcgtggcggtggcgctcctggcccTCAGCGCTGTCTCCGCCGCCGACTTCTTCTCCCCTCTCGCACCCATCTTCTCCCCCGTCATCA ACTCCATATGCAGCACGGTGGCCTGCGGGCAGGGCAACTGCACGGTGGCGCCGGGCACGCTGGGCTACCGCTGCGACTGCCGCCCGGGCTGGACGCAGCTCCACGTCGGCGACAGCCTCAGGTTCCTGCCCTGCGTCGTCCCCAACT GTTCCATTGACAGCTCTTGTTCCAATGgttcaccagcaccagcaccagcactagCACTGACGCCTTTGCCAGCACCTAAAAACTTCTCGCTCGACC CTTGTGAACTGGCATACTGCGGCGCTGGAGGCACATGTAGGAAGAACGGCTCTGGTCTCAGCTACCACTGTGAGTGCAAGGAGGGTCACAGCAACCTTCTCAACATGACCACGATGCCTTGCTTTCAGAACT GTTCCTTCGGCGCAGATTGCGCAAGCATAGGTATTCATCCCTCCTCAAACAGCCCCCCTGCACCACCTGGCTCTGAGAGCATTTCTAACCAAAGCCATGCAGGAGCACCAG GATCCATTTCACAGCGAATTCTACTGCCACTGCTGCTCGTGGTCTCACTGGCCGTCGGTCAGGCGATATAG